In the Syntrophorhabdaceae bacterium genome, one interval contains:
- a CDS encoding DUF503 domain-containing protein, translated as MVVGVSQIEIFFPEAQSLKDKRQMIKKIVEKTRVKFNISMVEIADSNLWQRGSIGFAVMGVKKDHVHAALENVQRYVESLYAGEVIDTWTEIIVMGNEI; from the coding sequence ATGGTTGTTGGCGTTTCTCAAATAGAGATCTTCTTTCCTGAAGCTCAATCGCTCAAAGACAAGAGACAGATGATAAAGAAGATTGTTGAAAAAACGAGGGTGAAGTTTAACATATCCATGGTGGAGATCGCGGACTCGAACCTCTGGCAAAGGGGGAGCATAGGCTTTGCGGTCATGGGCGTCAAGAAGGATCATGTGCATGCAGCTCTCGAGAATGTCCAGCGTTATGTGGAATCTCTGTACGCCGGCGAGGTGATCGACACCTGGACGGAAATCATCGTGATGGGAAATGAGATATAG
- a CDS encoding pitrilysin family protein, protein MYKKTVLSNGITVVTESVPYFSTVSLGIWWKAGSRYETPENNGISHFIEHMLFKGTSSRSAYDIAREFDAIGGSINAFTGKEYTCLYARVLKKDMNIALGIISDMYKNSLFKSDDIEKERYVVVQEIKMVDDTPDESIYDMFNASYFKDHPLGMTILGSEKNVESFNEGGLKSYFKEYYGPGAAIITISGRVDHDDCTNRIEQFFAGVAHNGITRDLRPPVAHRGIDIYEKDLEHIYLCIGTEGVSQVDRRRYPIYVLNALMGGSMSSHLFQEIREQRGLVYSIYSYVNCYHDAGTFGISTSTSREFIDEVLYLIKTEIRRLRDEGISDAELAFSKEHIKGNLFISLESSETRMGRLAKNEIYFGDYIPLKETVREIEDIRKKDVDKIAREIFENPEEISITVLGNVDAKKVENVWKG, encoded by the coding sequence ATGTACAAGAAGACCGTGCTTAGTAACGGCATCACCGTTGTAACGGAATCCGTTCCGTATTTTTCCACGGTCTCTCTCGGCATCTGGTGGAAAGCGGGCAGCAGATACGAAACCCCGGAGAACAACGGCATCTCCCACTTTATCGAGCACATGCTTTTCAAGGGCACATCCTCACGGAGTGCTTACGACATCGCGAGGGAGTTCGACGCCATCGGGGGTTCAATCAACGCTTTCACCGGCAAAGAGTACACCTGTCTGTATGCCCGGGTGCTGAAAAAGGACATGAATATCGCCCTCGGCATCATCTCCGACATGTATAAGAACTCCCTTTTCAAAAGCGACGATATCGAGAAGGAAAGGTATGTGGTTGTCCAGGAAATCAAAATGGTCGATGACACGCCCGATGAGTCGATCTACGATATGTTTAACGCCTCCTATTTCAAGGATCATCCCCTGGGCATGACGATCCTCGGATCGGAGAAGAACGTAGAGAGCTTCAACGAGGGCGGACTCAAAAGCTACTTCAAAGAATACTACGGCCCCGGGGCTGCGATCATCACCATATCGGGCAGGGTGGACCATGATGATTGCACCAATAGGATCGAGCAATTCTTTGCGGGCGTGGCGCATAACGGGATAACAAGGGACCTCAGGCCGCCGGTTGCGCACCGGGGCATCGATATCTACGAAAAAGACCTCGAACACATCTATCTCTGCATCGGCACCGAAGGCGTAAGCCAGGTGGACCGAAGACGCTACCCCATATACGTGCTCAACGCGCTTATGGGCGGGAGCATGAGTTCCCATCTGTTTCAGGAAATTCGTGAGCAGAGGGGGCTTGTCTACAGCATCTATTCTTATGTAAACTGTTACCACGACGCGGGGACCTTCGGTATATCTACATCCACATCCAGAGAGTTTATCGACGAGGTGTTATATCTCATCAAGACCGAGATACGACGGCTCAGGGATGAGGGAATTAGCGACGCCGAGCTCGCATTTTCCAAGGAGCACATTAAGGGTAACCTGTTTATTTCGCTCGAGAGTTCGGAAACGCGGATGGGGAGGCTTGCCAAGAACGAAATATACTTCGGCGATTACATACCGCTCAAGGAGACGGTACGCGAAATAGAGGACATACGGAAGAAGGACGTGGATAAGATTGCCCGGGAGATCTTCGAAAATCCCGAAGAAATATCTATAACGGTGCTCGGAAATGTTGACGCAAAAAAGGTCGAGAACGTATGGAAAGGATAG
- a CDS encoding bifunctional oligoribonuclease/PAP phosphatase NrnA, whose amino-acid sequence MLSQIETTIREGKRFLITTHIDPDGDALGSVFSLAWVLKSLGKESVVYLKDQMPYRYDFLPRPNPVIHRLAHEKYDAIFVLDCGDLSRVGQVSDSLHAMGPLVNIDHHETNEAFARINLVDPGASSTGEILCNLYASMKLDVTEEMAINLYTAVFTDTGSLRYDNASVAAYAICTEMIELGVKPSYVSRMVYENHPKERFRLLGEVFCTLRTFDNDRIAMAHVTADMFRKTGTDRAHTDGFAEEIKQIRGVEVAILMRQVDERRYKISMRSKGTVDVAEICNRFDGGGHKNAAGCQIDGDLEAVERELKKAFNIS is encoded by the coding sequence ATGCTCAGTCAGATTGAAACGACGATTCGTGAAGGAAAGAGGTTCCTGATTACGACACACATAGACCCGGATGGGGACGCGCTTGGTTCGGTCTTCTCTCTCGCATGGGTCCTCAAGTCGCTTGGTAAGGAGTCCGTCGTTTATTTGAAAGACCAAATGCCATACCGTTATGACTTCTTGCCGCGGCCGAACCCCGTGATTCACCGCCTTGCGCATGAGAAGTACGACGCGATATTCGTGCTCGATTGCGGCGATCTTTCAAGGGTCGGTCAGGTAAGCGATTCCCTGCATGCTATGGGGCCCCTCGTAAATATCGATCACCATGAGACGAACGAGGCCTTCGCAAGGATCAATCTCGTAGATCCCGGGGCTTCGTCCACCGGAGAAATTCTCTGCAACCTCTATGCGTCAATGAAGCTCGATGTCACAGAAGAGATGGCGATCAATCTCTACACGGCGGTCTTTACAGACACCGGTTCTTTGCGCTACGATAACGCCTCGGTGGCGGCCTATGCCATCTGCACCGAGATGATTGAATTAGGTGTTAAACCCTCCTATGTATCCCGTATGGTCTATGAGAACCATCCTAAAGAACGATTCAGGCTTCTCGGTGAAGTCTTCTGCACCCTGCGAACCTTCGACAACGATAGAATCGCCATGGCGCACGTGACTGCCGATATGTTCCGGAAGACGGGTACGGACAGGGCGCATACCGATGGTTTTGCCGAAGAGATTAAACAGATCCGCGGCGTAGAGGTCGCGATTCTCATGCGCCAGGTTGATGAGAGACGCTACAAAATCAGTATGCGCTCAAAAGGAACCGTGGATGTGGCGGAGATCTGCAACCGTTTCGACGGAGGCGGGCACAAGAACGCCGCAGGTTGCCAGATAGACGGCGATCTTGAGGCGGTGGAACGCGAGCTGAAAAAGGCATTTAACATATCATGA
- the truB gene encoding tRNA pseudouridine(55) synthase TruB produces MNGFLIIDKQAGMSSFDVIRRLKKIDTFTKIGYIGTLDRNATGILPVALNEGVKLIPFLENVEKAYRARFLLGVTTDTLDIEGKVLTKVDPPVFDRATLEAMLRGFVGKITQVIPVYSSKKINKKPLYKWARKGIPIEPPEKEVEIFDINFLDYSHPYVDVEVTCSKGTYIRALAHDFGKKLGCGSTLYALKRTRHGEFTEDMGVDVDRFKIQEDLNNYLLSLENVLQSVRGVVVETALERFLKNGMPVPITGNSREWKNGEATRLLNKQGALIGIGVADTASKTIKIKRLINN; encoded by the coding sequence TTGAATGGTTTTCTGATTATTGACAAACAAGCGGGCATGTCTTCCTTTGATGTGATAAGACGGCTCAAAAAAATCGATACTTTTACCAAGATCGGCTACATAGGGACCCTTGACAGAAACGCGACAGGAATATTGCCGGTCGCGCTCAATGAAGGGGTCAAGCTCATCCCTTTTCTTGAAAATGTCGAAAAAGCCTATCGGGCAAGGTTTCTCCTCGGCGTTACGACCGATACGCTTGACATTGAAGGGAAGGTGCTTACTAAGGTCGATCCTCCGGTTTTCGACAGGGCCACACTTGAAGCCATGCTGAGAGGGTTTGTGGGCAAGATAACCCAGGTCATTCCGGTCTACTCGTCCAAAAAGATCAACAAGAAACCTCTTTACAAGTGGGCGCGTAAAGGGATACCTATTGAGCCTCCGGAAAAAGAGGTGGAGATCTTCGATATCAATTTTCTCGATTATTCCCACCCCTACGTGGATGTTGAAGTGACCTGTTCCAAGGGGACCTACATCAGGGCCCTTGCCCACGATTTTGGAAAGAAACTTGGCTGCGGGTCAACGCTATACGCCTTGAAACGCACCCGTCATGGGGAATTTACTGAAGATATGGGTGTAGACGTGGATCGCTTCAAAATTCAAGAAGATCTAAATAACTATTTATTATCGTTGGAAAATGTACTACAATCTGTACGAGGGGTTGTAGTGGAAACGGCTTTGGAAAGATTCTTGAAAAATGGCATGCCCGTGCCGATTACGGGTAATTCCAGGGAATGGAAGAACGGCGAGGCCACGCGGCTTCTCAACAAGCAGGGCGCACTTATCGGCATCGGAGTCGCCGACACCGCCTCGAAGACCATAAAGATCAAAAGGTTAATCAACAACTAA
- the infB gene encoding translation initiation factor IF-2 yields MTKIKITALTDKANDEEILAKLKKIGVKIKDKTKEESSKEEAREQASAGGETLVEKRVASTIIRRRVQPPPAPPKEEVKEEVKEPSEEKTEPKAPRKRVGEKAAKEPEEEPKKPAGRKAKTGPQVVIEERPREEEVAGTEIEEVPEEKEEALKGGAERIEQAKEKEITKVLEEAYKHDLEKDFTLAEGGSEEERQRKKTEKLLKKIEEQELEETKVKKKGMLKRKVVIKEEDLYAFRRQRPKGAPFRKDRRDRAIEKRVEEEEKKEVKPLRKVVKISDEIQVGELAKRMNIKAQDIITRLLPLGIIATVNKSIDYDTASLAAAELGYDVEKIVSIEEEFLAREEREEGEKEKDENLKPRSPVVTIMGHVDHGKTLLLDTIRNTNVAEREAGGITQHIGAYKVNVNNKEIVFVDTPGHEAFTAMRARGALVTDIVVLVVAADDGVMPQTIEAINHAKSAGVPLIVAINKIDKSNANPDKVMKELAELNLIPEEWGGTTLYAKISAKKKQGIEALLELIILQAEMLELKANPDKLAKGTVIESELDRGHGAVGTVIIQEGTLKIQDPFIAGMTFGRVRAMIDDRGKRIQKAPPATPVVVVGFQDVPHGGDRFIVTTEEYYARELSKFRQEKLREKEALKSSRTTLEDLYSKIGGSEKVVLNVILKGDVRGTIDAIVEALKKLSTDAVEVQITHSGVGAVTETDINLAMATGAIIIGFNVKPVQKAQALAEQEKIEIRTYSIIYEMIDDVRKAMEGLLEPKIVEVVIGKAEVRKAISVSKVGTIAGSYVTEGKVTRSALARVVRNGEVTFTGKIASLKRFKDDVREVQSGYECGISLEGYNDIQEGDVFEFFVEEKERQTLDG; encoded by the coding sequence ATGACAAAAATAAAGATTACAGCTCTTACCGATAAAGCCAATGACGAAGAAATCCTCGCCAAACTGAAAAAAATCGGCGTCAAAATAAAAGATAAAACCAAAGAAGAGTCAAGCAAAGAAGAGGCCAGGGAACAGGCTTCGGCCGGAGGGGAGACGCTCGTAGAGAAGCGGGTCGCCTCGACGATCATCCGCCGGAGGGTCCAACCGCCGCCGGCCCCGCCAAAAGAAGAGGTCAAAGAGGAAGTAAAGGAACCGTCTGAGGAGAAGACAGAGCCCAAGGCTCCGAGGAAGAGGGTTGGGGAAAAGGCGGCAAAGGAACCTGAGGAAGAGCCCAAGAAACCTGCCGGGAGAAAGGCCAAAACAGGCCCGCAGGTAGTGATCGAAGAGAGGCCCCGCGAAGAAGAGGTTGCCGGGACGGAAATCGAAGAGGTTCCCGAGGAGAAAGAAGAGGCGCTGAAGGGCGGGGCAGAGCGTATCGAGCAGGCAAAAGAGAAAGAGATAACCAAGGTCCTGGAAGAAGCGTACAAACATGACCTTGAGAAAGATTTTACACTCGCCGAGGGGGGTAGCGAGGAGGAACGACAGAGGAAGAAAACCGAAAAACTTCTCAAGAAGATAGAGGAGCAGGAGCTTGAGGAAACCAAAGTTAAGAAGAAAGGTATGCTCAAGCGGAAGGTGGTCATCAAGGAAGAGGATCTCTATGCCTTCAGGCGCCAGAGACCCAAAGGGGCGCCCTTCAGGAAGGACAGGAGAGACCGGGCCATAGAGAAAAGGGTGGAGGAAGAAGAGAAAAAGGAAGTAAAGCCTCTTCGCAAGGTCGTGAAGATAAGTGATGAAATTCAGGTCGGTGAGCTTGCAAAGAGGATGAACATAAAAGCCCAGGACATTATCACCAGGCTGCTCCCGCTCGGAATAATCGCGACGGTGAACAAGAGCATCGATTATGATACGGCCAGTCTTGCAGCCGCCGAGCTGGGGTACGACGTGGAAAAGATCGTCTCTATTGAAGAAGAGTTTCTTGCCCGTGAAGAGCGCGAGGAGGGGGAAAAGGAAAAGGATGAGAATTTAAAGCCCAGATCTCCCGTGGTGACAATCATGGGACACGTGGACCATGGCAAGACCCTTCTTCTCGATACCATACGCAATACCAACGTGGCGGAGCGCGAAGCCGGGGGTATCACGCAGCACATCGGGGCCTACAAGGTGAACGTGAACAACAAAGAAATAGTCTTTGTAGACACCCCCGGTCATGAAGCATTTACTGCGATGAGGGCACGCGGGGCGCTCGTCACCGACATCGTTGTTCTCGTTGTGGCCGCTGATGATGGCGTCATGCCGCAGACCATAGAGGCTATTAACCACGCCAAGTCGGCCGGTGTGCCGCTTATTGTTGCCATCAACAAAATTGATAAATCGAATGCAAACCCGGACAAGGTCATGAAGGAGTTGGCGGAGCTCAATCTTATACCGGAGGAATGGGGCGGGACCACGCTCTATGCGAAGATTTCCGCAAAAAAGAAACAGGGTATTGAGGCACTTCTCGAACTTATCATACTCCAGGCCGAGATGCTTGAACTAAAGGCCAATCCCGATAAGCTTGCCAAGGGCACTGTAATAGAATCAGAACTGGACAGGGGACATGGCGCCGTTGGTACGGTCATCATCCAGGAAGGCACCTTGAAAATTCAGGACCCCTTTATTGCCGGCATGACCTTCGGAAGGGTACGGGCCATGATCGATGACCGGGGAAAGAGGATTCAAAAAGCGCCCCCTGCCACGCCCGTCGTTGTTGTCGGTTTTCAGGACGTGCCCCATGGTGGGGATCGGTTCATCGTGACCACAGAAGAGTATTACGCGCGGGAGCTTTCTAAATTCAGACAGGAAAAGCTCAGAGAAAAGGAAGCGTTGAAAAGCTCAAGGACCACCCTGGAGGACCTCTATTCCAAGATCGGCGGGTCCGAGAAGGTCGTGCTAAATGTCATTCTTAAAGGCGATGTGCGGGGCACTATTGACGCGATCGTAGAGGCGTTGAAGAAACTTTCAACCGATGCGGTAGAGGTGCAGATCACCCACAGCGGCGTCGGGGCTGTTACCGAGACTGATATCAACCTTGCTATGGCCACGGGCGCCATCATAATCGGTTTTAACGTGAAACCCGTTCAGAAGGCACAGGCTTTAGCCGAACAGGAGAAGATCGAGATCAGGACGTATTCGATCATCTATGAAATGATTGATGATGTGAGAAAGGCCATGGAAGGCCTGCTCGAACCCAAGATCGTAGAGGTCGTGATCGGAAAAGCTGAAGTGAGAAAAGCCATCAGCGTATCCAAGGTGGGTACCATTGCAGGGTCTTATGTGACCGAGGGCAAGGTAACGAGAAGCGCCTTAGCCAGGGTGGTAAGAAATGGCGAGGTTACTTTCACGGGCAAGATCGCTTCACTGAAACGATTCAAAGATGACGTGAGAGAAGTGCAGTCCGGATACGAATGCGGGATCTCCCTTGAGGGGTATAACGACATACAAGAAGGCGATGTATTTGAATTCTTCGTTGAAGAAAAAGAAAGGCAAACCCTTGACGGATAA
- the rpsO gene encoding 30S ribosomal protein S15, whose translation MALTTDRKKTVIEDFKVHEKDTGSPEVQIALLTERIKSLTEHFKKFSKDHNSRRGMLVLVGSRRRLLNYLREKNVDRYKKVVEKLGLRK comes from the coding sequence ATGGCGCTTACCACGGATCGGAAAAAGACAGTCATCGAGGACTTTAAAGTCCATGAAAAAGATACGGGCTCTCCCGAGGTTCAGATTGCTCTTCTCACGGAAAGGATCAAATCACTGACAGAGCATTTTAAGAAATTCTCGAAAGACCATAATTCCCGCAGGGGCATGCTCGTTCTTGTGGGTAGCAGGAGAAGACTTCTCAACTATCTCAGGGAAAAAAATGTGGATCGATACAAGAAAGTTGTCGAGAAGCTCGGTCTGAGAAAATAA
- the rbfA gene encoding 30S ribosome-binding factor RbfA — protein MRYRKLKVQELLQEEISLIIQRDIRDPGMGFITILGVKMSEDLKIAKVYLSIYGDEEAKKNTLEALKRSKGYIKFLLGKRVNLRYMPEINFVLDDTFEKAARIDEILKKEAHAQSD, from the coding sequence ATGAGATATAGGAAGCTCAAAGTTCAGGAGTTGTTGCAGGAAGAGATCTCACTGATTATCCAGCGGGACATACGGGATCCAGGGATGGGGTTCATTACGATTCTTGGGGTAAAGATGAGTGAGGACCTGAAAATTGCAAAGGTGTACCTCTCCATATACGGGGATGAGGAGGCAAAGAAAAATACGCTGGAGGCGCTCAAAAGGTCAAAGGGTTATATAAAATTTCTGCTCGGTAAGAGAGTAAATCTCAGATACATGCCGGAGATCAATTTTGTGCTTGATGATACCTTTGAGAAGGCAGCAAGGATTGACGAGATTCTCAAGAAAGAGGCCCATGCTCAGTCAGATTGA
- the pnp gene encoding polyribonucleotide nucleotidyltransferase, whose translation MKESISIDFAGKPLTISTGDLAKQADGSVLVQYGDTVVLVTAVAEKEESTNDFLPLTVNYQEMSYAAGKFPGGFFKREGRPSGLETLMSRLIDRPLRPLFPKSFRNETQVIATVLSADQEHDPAIAGLIGASCAVTVSGIPFAGPFAGVKVGRKDGTFIVNPAPADMEGSDIDIVVVGTKDAIIMVEGEAQFVSGADLIEAIQFGHQSLLPLIEMQEKLQDKVGKPKWQIKAPLDTEDLKKEMRGKVEKDLMESFAVKAKLERGARQQEILAEVKKAYPDTEEGAVSKVFEDVTRDIMREQLLSNGKRIDGRGFEDIRNISCAVGILPRTHGSGLFTRGETQALAVTTFGTSEDEQKIESLHGGETFKSFLLHYNFTPFSVGEVGMLRGPTRREIGHGNLAERALTPILPSKEDFPYTIRIVSEILESNGSSSMATVCGGCLSLMDAGVPIKEPVAGIAMGLVKEGDREVILSDILGDEDHLGDMDFKIAGTREGVTAIQMDIKIKGITKEIMSKAVTQGQKGIATILDIMKQTIEGPREHLSPYAPRIFTMQIKPDRIRDVIGPGGKIIRGIIEETGVKIDIEDSGIVRIASIDEGSANAAIDMIKMLTKEIEIGTIYTGKVKKVIDAGVVVELGPNVDGFVHVSQLADGFVKKASDVAKEGEEMTVKVIDIEDNGRIKLSRKAVLRDQKPPRG comes from the coding sequence ATGAAAGAAAGTATTAGTATTGATTTTGCGGGCAAACCGCTCACGATCAGCACAGGGGACCTTGCGAAACAGGCGGATGGCAGCGTCCTTGTCCAGTACGGAGACACAGTTGTACTGGTAACGGCAGTGGCCGAAAAGGAAGAATCGACAAACGATTTCCTTCCTCTCACGGTCAATTACCAGGAAATGTCCTACGCGGCAGGGAAATTTCCCGGCGGGTTTTTTAAACGAGAGGGAAGACCCTCGGGGCTGGAAACGCTCATGTCACGTCTCATCGACAGACCGCTGAGACCTCTCTTCCCCAAGAGTTTTCGCAACGAGACGCAGGTTATCGCCACGGTACTCTCTGCTGACCAGGAGCATGATCCGGCCATCGCCGGACTCATCGGAGCTTCCTGTGCGGTAACCGTCTCAGGGATACCCTTTGCCGGTCCTTTTGCCGGAGTGAAGGTGGGCAGGAAAGATGGCACCTTCATTGTGAACCCCGCACCCGCCGATATGGAAGGGAGCGATATCGACATCGTCGTCGTGGGCACCAAGGACGCGATCATCATGGTGGAAGGTGAAGCACAATTTGTGAGCGGAGCCGATCTGATAGAGGCAATTCAGTTTGGCCATCAGAGCTTGCTTCCTCTTATCGAAATGCAGGAGAAACTGCAGGACAAGGTGGGGAAACCGAAGTGGCAGATCAAGGCGCCTTTAGATACGGAAGATCTCAAGAAGGAGATGCGTGGGAAGGTCGAGAAGGACCTCATGGAAAGCTTTGCCGTAAAGGCGAAGCTTGAGAGGGGTGCGCGCCAGCAAGAGATTCTCGCCGAGGTGAAAAAGGCCTACCCTGATACTGAAGAAGGTGCGGTAAGCAAGGTTTTTGAAGACGTGACCCGGGACATCATGCGCGAACAGCTATTGTCAAACGGCAAAAGGATCGACGGGCGAGGCTTCGAAGATATCAGGAATATCTCCTGTGCGGTGGGCATCCTTCCAAGGACCCATGGCTCAGGTCTGTTCACGAGAGGTGAAACACAGGCGCTTGCAGTCACCACCTTCGGGACTTCCGAAGACGAACAGAAGATAGAATCCCTCCATGGAGGAGAGACTTTCAAGAGCTTTCTGCTGCACTACAATTTTACACCTTTTTCTGTGGGCGAAGTCGGCATGCTTCGCGGCCCTACACGTCGCGAGATCGGTCATGGGAATCTGGCGGAAAGGGCGCTTACCCCGATTTTGCCGTCCAAGGAAGATTTTCCCTATACCATACGCATCGTCTCGGAAATCCTCGAATCGAACGGTTCTTCCTCCATGGCTACGGTCTGCGGGGGGTGCCTTTCTCTCATGGATGCGGGCGTTCCCATTAAGGAGCCTGTTGCCGGCATCGCCATGGGTCTTGTGAAGGAAGGGGATAGAGAAGTGATCCTTTCCGATATCCTGGGCGACGAAGATCACTTAGGCGATATGGATTTCAAGATTGCCGGTACCAGGGAAGGCGTCACCGCCATTCAAATGGATATTAAGATCAAGGGCATTACAAAGGAGATCATGTCCAAAGCGGTAACCCAGGGCCAGAAGGGAATTGCAACAATACTCGACATCATGAAGCAGACCATCGAAGGGCCGAGAGAGCATCTATCCCCTTATGCCCCGCGTATCTTCACCATGCAGATAAAGCCGGACAGGATACGGGATGTTATCGGCCCCGGCGGCAAGATTATCAGGGGCATCATTGAAGAGACGGGCGTGAAGATCGATATCGAGGATTCCGGTATAGTGAGGATTGCCTCCATCGATGAGGGCTCGGCAAATGCTGCAATTGACATGATCAAGATGCTTACCAAAGAGATCGAGATCGGAACGATTTACACGGGCAAAGTGAAGAAAGTGATCGACGCCGGTGTCGTTGTCGAATTAGGGCCCAATGTGGACGGTTTTGTCCATGTGAGTCAGCTAGCCGACGGATTTGTGAAAAAGGCATCCGATGTTGCGAAAGAGGGCGAGGAGATGACTGTAAAGGTCATCGATATCGAGGATAATGGCAGAATAAAATTGTCAAGAAAGGCTGTCCTGAGAGACCAGAAGCCGCCGCGGGGGTAA
- the nusA gene encoding transcription termination factor NusA: protein MYFDLNYVIEQVGKEKGIPKETIVEALEEAILSASKKKYGSHLDLEAHYNEELGEIEVFQFKTVVEEIAESDMEISVEDAKVHDPECMIGDAIGIKLNTSSLGRIAAQTAKQIIIQKVRNAESDVIYNEYKNKRGEIVTGVIQRIEKNHFIVNLGRTEALLPVKEVIPGETFRQRERVKAYILDVEKSQKGCSILLSRTHPGFLMKLFELEVPEIQEGIIKILGAAREPGERAKISVYSEDHDIDPIGACVGVKGSRVQAIVQELRGEKIDIIPYSKEIAKFVCNTLAPAKVSKVYINEEDHSMEVIVNDDQLSLAIGKKGQNVRLASKLTGWKIDISSESEVEKTSKKIIDELTEKLKISEILARVLHDEYLRDPKDIAKLTPEELNKITSISVDDCRRIIDEAKSLLSANAENEEPKQTEGGTEDKEDKTE from the coding sequence ATGTACTTTGATTTGAACTATGTGATCGAACAGGTGGGAAAAGAAAAGGGGATACCCAAGGAGACCATTGTGGAAGCCCTGGAGGAGGCCATTTTATCCGCCTCCAAGAAGAAATACGGCAGTCACCTGGACCTCGAGGCCCATTATAACGAGGAGCTCGGCGAGATAGAGGTATTCCAATTCAAGACCGTGGTCGAAGAGATCGCAGAGTCCGATATGGAGATCTCCGTGGAGGACGCAAAGGTCCACGACCCGGAGTGCATGATAGGAGACGCCATCGGTATCAAGCTGAACACCTCTTCTCTGGGTCGAATTGCTGCGCAGACGGCCAAGCAGATCATTATTCAAAAGGTGCGCAACGCTGAGAGCGATGTTATATATAACGAATACAAGAACAAGAGGGGCGAAATCGTCACAGGTGTGATCCAGAGGATAGAGAAGAACCACTTTATCGTGAATCTCGGGAGGACTGAGGCGCTTCTGCCGGTCAAAGAGGTCATACCGGGGGAAACGTTTCGGCAGAGAGAACGGGTGAAGGCCTATATACTCGACGTGGAGAAAAGCCAGAAGGGATGTTCAATCCTGCTTTCAAGGACGCACCCCGGGTTCCTCATGAAGCTTTTCGAGTTGGAGGTCCCTGAGATACAGGAGGGCATTATCAAAATTCTCGGCGCTGCGCGCGAGCCGGGAGAGCGGGCCAAAATATCGGTCTACAGCGAGGACCACGACATCGATCCGATCGGAGCCTGCGTGGGCGTCAAAGGATCGAGGGTCCAGGCCATCGTCCAGGAGCTGCGCGGTGAGAAGATCGACATTATCCCTTACAGCAAGGAGATAGCCAAGTTCGTTTGTAACACACTTGCCCCGGCCAAGGTATCGAAGGTATACATAAATGAAGAAGACCATTCGATGGAAGTGATCGTCAACGATGACCAGCTTTCCCTTGCCATCGGAAAGAAAGGGCAGAACGTCAGGCTCGCGTCAAAGCTGACCGGATGGAAGATCGATATCAGCAGTGAATCGGAAGTCGAGAAGACGTCGAAGAAGATTATTGATGAGCTCACAGAAAAACTGAAAATCAGCGAAATCCTTGCCCGCGTACTGCACGATGAGTATTTGCGAGATCCCAAAGATATTGCCAAATTGACGCCTGAAGAGTTAAACAAGATTACCAGTATTTCCGTTGACGATTGCAGGCGGATCATCGATGAGGCAAAATCTCTTCTGAGCGCAAACGCCGAAAACGAGGAACCGAAACAGACCGAAGGGGGTACGGAAGATAAGGAAGATAAGACAGAGTAA
- the dut gene encoding dUTP diphosphatase, protein MERIEVLVAKREGVELPTYATDASSGVDLCAFIDEPVVLNHMERSLIPTGLSISIPEGYEAEIRPRSGLAIKYGVTVLNTPGTIDADYRGEVKIILVNLGNEAFVIKGGDRIAQMVFNKVARVEWKIVDRLEETERGQGGFGSTGHR, encoded by the coding sequence ATGGAAAGGATAGAGGTCTTGGTGGCTAAGCGTGAGGGCGTTGAGCTACCCACCTACGCCACGGACGCCTCCTCCGGCGTGGATCTTTGCGCGTTCATAGACGAACCTGTGGTCTTAAATCATATGGAACGCTCCCTCATACCTACGGGTCTCTCCATCAGTATCCCCGAGGGGTACGAAGCGGAAATACGACCGAGGAGCGGGCTGGCGATCAAGTATGGTGTGACGGTCCTCAATACGCCCGGCACTATCGATGCGGATTACCGGGGCGAGGTGAAGATCATCCTTGTCAATCTGGGAAATGAGGCGTTCGTGATCAAGGGCGGGGACAGGATTGCGCAAATGGTCTTCAACAAGGTGGCCCGGGTAGAGTGGAAGATTGTCGACCGGCTGGAAGAGACGGAACGCGGTCAGGGCGGCTTCGGTTCAACCGGTCACCGCTAA